The window CGAATGGAGATATGTCACCATTTTCATCGACGGTTATCATGCGGTCTGCATCTCCGTCGTGAGCGATTCCCAAATCTGCTCCAATGGCTACAACAGTTTTCATCAGGTTTTGAAGGTTTTCAGCATTCGGTTCTGGGTTTCTGCCTGGGAAAAATCCGTCAGGCTGGGAATTGAGGGTTGTTACTTCACATCCCGCTTTTCTAAATACTAAAGGTGATATTTCACTTCCCGCACCGGATGCGCAGTCAATGACGACTTTAAAGCCTTCCCTGATTTCAACCATATCAACCAAATCATCGACATACTGTGATTTGATTTCTTCATTAACGGACAGGGATCCTACCTTATCCCAAGTGACAGATTCGTATAACTTGTTATTGTAAATGTTTTCAATGTCGGCTTCCTGAGCGGAAGTGTAGGCCATTCCGTTCTTGTTCCAAAGCTTAATTCCGTTGTACGGGGAAGGGTTGTGTGAGGCCGTAAGCATTATTCCGGCATCGGCGTCCAGTTTTTCTGCAGCGTAGCCGACCAGAGGGGTTGGAACCATACCAATTTTAACTACATCAACACCGCTTTCAAGAAGCCCTGCACATATTGCCTGGTCAAGCATCTGGTTGGTTGTTCTGGTGTCATAACCCAAAATAACCTTGCCTGAGTTTCCAAGGTATGTCGCAAGGGATTTTCCAACGTTCAAGGCAAGTTCGCATGTCACTTCAGAGCCTATTTTTCCTCTTATTCCTGATGTTCCAAACAGCTTTCCGGCTACCATTCAAATCACCTATGCTCCGAATTTATGCGCGTAATTCATTAAATCCATCATGATGTTCATTACGTCGCTTCCACGGATTCTGCACAATCCGCCTTTTGCGCATGCGACTTCTGAGAATTCCTTAACGTCATCCACCCTCACTTCAGGACCTCTGATCAATACCGGCACAGGGTCTCCTGAGTGGTTTAAAACTGAAATAGGGGTTGAATGATCGG is drawn from Methanobrevibacter millerae and contains these coding sequences:
- the glmM gene encoding phosphoglucosamine mutase, with product MVAGKLFGTSGIRGKIGSEVTCELALNVGKSLATYLGNSGKVILGYDTRTTNQMLDQAICAGLLESGVDVVKIGMVPTPLVGYAAEKLDADAGIMLTASHNPSPYNGIKLWNKNGMAYTSAQEADIENIYNNKLYESVTWDKVGSLSVNEEIKSQYVDDLVDMVEIREGFKVVIDCASGAGSEISPLVFRKAGCEVTTLNSQPDGFFPGRNPEPNAENLQNLMKTVVAIGADLGIAHDGDADRMITVDENGDISPFDSLLALISKEFEGDIVTTVDAGLCMDESVKGEVIRTPVGDVNVAEVIIEKNAAFGGEPSGTWLHPDFCMCPDGILSGLRMAELVSKKGKLSDLLSEIPSYPNIREKITCSAEAKIRVMDNMEELLKGAFDDIREINSIDGVRLTFEDDSWVLVRPSGTEDYVRITLESRDAKRAEEINETCKKIIKENI